One segment of Nostoc flagelliforme CCNUN1 DNA contains the following:
- a CDS encoding iron uptake porin gives MLKYLLASASWMGFLCLIAGLSPVQALPSLEIADKNVAVNQEDGSYQKNDSHQSDLANNISSESLIANESPKKLSSVNQQQKIQDIGVDSAVNLWQPIIPQSASSSSTSYKLAQVTSVSQLSDVQPTDWAFQALQSLVERYGCIAGYPNQTYRGNRAITRYEFAAGLNACLDRINELIATATGDLVKKEDLATLQKLQEQFAAELATLRGRVDAVEARTAELEANQFSTTTKLNGEVIIAGVGASGGAPNNSGSNIILVNRVRLNLTTSFTGKDSLITGLQGYNFLGGADGQGSLQQSLGLTSRLLSASSARTSFEPQFPGINVNTLLGVGANSVQVYKLLYIFPVANKLTLFGGTAAETSDAFPAITPFYGEGQESISRFGGLNPVVRISGGTSGTGLASAAGFIFNISPNLDLRALYGNPNANLTQKSATEAVPGTGVSTTPLGAGLFSGSSVIATQLTFKPSPAFDIGLNYAHSYHEINILGTGLISGDIDALAGVATGTPVTLNSVGGTVTWRLSPKIALSGYGAALFVDAASNNVNASTTFTSWMAGVHFRDLFKSGNTAGILFGQPLYRTDTGGSAQLTPTGDNRATPYHLEAYYRLQVSDNISITPGAFVLFNPEGNSNNDTTTVGVLRTTFTF, from the coding sequence ATGCTAAAATATCTACTAGCTTCTGCTAGTTGGATGGGATTTTTATGTTTAATTGCCGGGTTATCACCTGTGCAAGCCCTTCCTAGTTTAGAAATTGCAGATAAAAACGTAGCTGTTAATCAAGAAGATGGCAGCTATCAAAAAAATGATTCTCATCAAAGCGATTTAGCAAATAATATCTCCAGTGAATCGCTGATAGCTAATGAGAGTCCAAAAAAATTATCCTCAGTCAATCAACAGCAAAAAATTCAAGATATAGGTGTAGATTCTGCGGTTAACTTGTGGCAGCCAATCATACCACAATCTGCAAGTTCATCTTCAACCTCATACAAACTTGCACAAGTAACATCCGTATCCCAATTGTCTGATGTACAGCCGACCGATTGGGCCTTTCAGGCACTACAATCTTTAGTCGAGCGCTATGGTTGTATTGCAGGTTATCCCAATCAAACCTATCGCGGTAATCGAGCGATAACTCGCTATGAATTTGCTGCTGGCTTAAATGCTTGTTTAGACCGAATCAACGAACTGATTGCCACTGCAACTGGTGATTTGGTCAAGAAGGAAGATTTAGCCACGTTGCAGAAACTACAAGAACAATTTGCGGCGGAATTGGCAACATTGCGAGGTCGAGTAGATGCTGTAGAAGCTCGCACAGCAGAACTAGAAGCAAATCAGTTTTCTACGACTACTAAACTTAATGGAGAGGTAATTATTGCTGGTGTTGGTGCTAGCGGTGGCGCTCCTAATAACAGCGGCTCGAATATCATCCTAGTCAATAGAGTGCGGTTAAATCTTACCACTAGCTTTACTGGTAAAGATTCATTAATTACTGGATTGCAAGGCTATAACTTTTTGGGTGGAGCCGATGGACAGGGTAGCTTACAACAAAGTTTAGGATTAACTTCGCGGCTTTTAAGCGCAAGTAGCGCCCGTACCAGTTTTGAGCCGCAATTTCCGGGGATAAATGTCAATACTTTGTTGGGTGTTGGCGCAAACAGTGTTCAGGTTTACAAATTGCTGTATATCTTTCCCGTCGCTAATAAATTAACCTTATTTGGAGGAACTGCGGCGGAAACATCAGATGCTTTCCCAGCAATTACGCCTTTTTATGGTGAAGGACAAGAGTCAATATCTCGTTTTGGCGGCTTGAATCCTGTGGTACGGATTTCTGGTGGGACTTCGGGTACTGGTTTAGCATCGGCGGCGGGATTTATTTTTAATATTTCGCCAAATTTGGACTTAAGAGCTTTATATGGCAATCCAAATGCCAATTTAACCCAAAAATCTGCCACTGAGGCAGTACCAGGAACAGGAGTTTCTACTACACCTTTGGGAGCAGGTTTATTTAGTGGTAGTAGTGTTATTGCCACACAGTTAACCTTCAAGCCAAGTCCCGCTTTCGATATTGGCTTGAACTATGCCCACAGTTATCACGAAATCAATATTTTAGGTACAGGATTAATTAGTGGTGATATCGATGCTTTAGCAGGGGTTGCAACTGGAACACCGGTCACACTCAACTCTGTTGGAGGTACGGTAACATGGCGATTGTCTCCCAAGATAGCCTTATCTGGCTACGGTGCAGCACTATTTGTTGATGCTGCTTCAAATAACGTGAATGCTTCCACCACCTTTACAAGTTGGATGGCGGGAGTTCACTTCAGAGATTTATTCAAGTCAGGGAACACCGCCGGGATTCTTTTTGGTCAGCCGCTTTACCGTACTGATACAGGTGGTTCTGCGCAACTTACCCCCACAGGCGACAATCGGGCGACTCCTTACCATTTAGAAGCCTATTATCGCCTTCAAGTTAGCGATAATATCAGCATTACCCCTGGTGCATTTGTTCTTTTTAATCCAGAAGGTAACAGCAACAATGACACTACGACTGTAGGTGTACTTCGGACTACTTTTACCTTTTAA